The proteins below are encoded in one region of Mycolicibacterium neworleansense:
- the pstC gene encoding phosphate ABC transporter permease subunit PstC has translation MTTMGPDGTTVTTPNPADSGSGETLASPHPEPAPIATDPSKGAKVRLGDRIFRGLAEGSGILIVALIAAIGVFLLWRAVPALTRNEENFFLYGGNWITTDTSAMHFGIFELLQVTVFVSVFALLLAMPVALGIAIYLTQYSPRRLAGPLAYLVDLLAAVPSIVYGVWGLYVLAPAIKPFAVWLNTHLDWLFLFKTGNASVAGGGTIFTAGIVLAVMILPIITAVTREVFTQTPRGQIEAALALGATRWEVVRTTVLPFGLSGYISGAMLGLGRALGETIALLIILRGTQTAFSWTLFDGGYTFASKIAATASEFNDQYKAGAYIAAGLVLFILTFVVNSLARAAVAGKGRP, from the coding sequence ATGACGACCATGGGCCCCGACGGGACAACAGTGACAACGCCGAATCCAGCTGATTCGGGGTCGGGGGAGACGCTCGCCTCCCCCCATCCCGAACCCGCACCCATCGCCACCGATCCGTCCAAGGGAGCCAAGGTTCGCCTCGGCGACCGCATCTTCCGTGGACTTGCCGAAGGTTCGGGCATCCTGATCGTCGCGCTCATCGCGGCGATCGGGGTGTTCCTCCTGTGGCGTGCAGTCCCGGCACTGACCCGTAACGAGGAGAACTTCTTCCTCTACGGCGGCAACTGGATCACCACCGACACCTCGGCGATGCATTTCGGCATCTTCGAGCTGCTGCAGGTAACCGTGTTCGTGTCGGTGTTCGCGCTGCTGCTGGCGATGCCGGTGGCGCTGGGCATCGCGATCTATCTGACGCAGTACTCACCGCGACGGCTGGCCGGTCCGCTGGCCTACCTGGTGGACCTGCTGGCCGCAGTGCCGTCGATCGTCTACGGCGTGTGGGGCCTGTACGTGCTGGCTCCGGCCATCAAACCCTTTGCGGTGTGGCTCAATACGCACTTGGACTGGTTGTTCCTGTTCAAGACCGGCAACGCCTCGGTGGCAGGCGGCGGCACGATCTTCACCGCGGGCATCGTGCTGGCGGTGATGATCCTGCCGATCATCACCGCGGTGACCCGCGAGGTGTTCACCCAGACCCCGCGCGGCCAGATCGAGGCCGCGTTGGCACTCGGCGCCACCCGCTGGGAAGTGGTGCGTACGACGGTGCTGCCCTTCGGCCTGTCGGGGTACATCAGCGGTGCGATGCTCGGTCTGGGCCGCGCGCTCGGTGAGACCATCGCGCTGCTGATCATCCTTCGCGGTACCCAGACCGCGTTCAGTTGGACGCTGTTCGACGGCGGCTACACGTTCGCCAGCAAGATCGCCGCCACCGCAAGCGAATTCAACGACCAGTACAAGGCAGGCGCCTACATTGCCGCCGGCCTGGTGCTGTTCATCCTCACCTTCGTGGTGAACTCGCTGGCCCGTGCCGCGGTCGCCGGAAAGGGACGCCCATGA